TTGTACTTCAGGAACATCCACAACACAATGTTTTACTTCAGATAACAAAACTTGTTTAGTGCAAAACACAAGTACAGATGCAAAGGCCGTGATCATTCGCGGTACCATCAAATGTAATGCACCAAATATAGTTCCGCAATAATTCAAAAATAAACAGACTTTAACGATTGTATCGATTTCTTTTTTGCCTTTGTTTCCTTCCACTCACAGTTTGGGCGGAGGGAAATCCAGGGCTTTGGCATTTAGGAACCAACCCACAGACAAAACAATCCGAACTTTCTCCCGAAGACTATCACCATCACTTTTATTTCGGTTTTACGAAAGAAGATCACTATTACCAAATCCAAATTGAAGAGAATACTCCGCAGTATTTTCATTTTGAAAATGGAATGATCTCCGAACTAGATGTCTGGTTCTCTCGAGAAGGTCAGTTGGTTTCAGAATTACAAACGGGGTTGCTACGAAAAAAAAATCCAGATGTCCTATTTACTGGCGGATTTGTATTACCGGCAAAAGAAAAAGGAACTTATCTGTTTCGAGTCCATTCTGACGATCCCCATCGAATCAATTTTCGAATTCGAAGTGATTCCAACTTATTACAATATACCAAATCAATTTCCTTATGGCAGGGCTTTCATTTAGGGCTTTGTATTTTAGTTTGTCTTTTATCTGCGACACAATTTGTGTTGTTAAGAGAAAAAGTATATTTGTTACTTACGTTTGCTACACTTTCTATTCTTTTTACCAACACATTAAGATCCGGACTTTTATATGAATATGGTGTCAGCAACTATGAATGGTTTTATCGCTACATACCAGGCCTCATTTCACTTACGCCATTTGGGCTCGTCATTTTTTTAAGAGAGTTTTTGCAAACTAAAGAAAAATATCCAAATGCGGATAAATATTTTGTGTCCTATGCCATCTTTATGTTGGCTTCAATGTTGATTGTTTTTATAGACTTACAATATTATTTCCGATTCATTTATTCAAATAGCCTAATGTTAACCTCCTTAACCTTTGGCTATGCAATCTATAGTTTAATCAAAAAGAAAGAAAACGCAAATGTATTGTTTTACGCATTTTTTGTTAGACAAGTAAGCACAAGTCTCCTTATTTTTACAAACTTAGGTCTACTACCTTCTTATCCCTTTTTAAGTTCTGCCAATGAAATTGGAGCAGCACTCCAAATGACGATCTTTACCATCGCAATTTCAAAGTTCCAAATTCAAACTCGCATAAAAAAAGAAGAAACCGTAACCAAAGAAAATGCAGAACTTGAAACAATCGTATGGGAACGCACCAAAGAAATTCAAAAACAAAAAGAAGAACTCGAGAAGGCCTTACTACAAATCAGCCATGCAGAGAGTAAACTTGTCTTTTCTGAGAAAATGTCTGAATTGGGAAAACTTGTCGCCGGGGTTGCTCATGAAATCAACAACCCTTTAAGTGCAATCAAGGCATCCATCGAAACTTTGATAGAATCAAAAAACAATGAAATTAAAAATTTAGGTACAAAAGAAAATATCTATTCATCGCTCACACCAGAAGAAATTAAAACAATGAAACAACTGTTGAGTTTCCAATCCGATTTTGGACTAGTTGCAAGTTATACGGAAAGAAAAGACAAAAAAGCAAACCTTAAACAAACATTCAAAGACAATGGTTTGGAATTTGAAGATGCAACACTAGAAAGATTTTTAGATGTAGGCATAACAAAGTTATACGATGAAGAAATAAATTTACTAAAAACTGGAGAAGAAAAACTCTCCAATCTTCTTTTGGAAGAAAAAAACTTTAAACTCCATTTATCAATTATTCAAATTGCAGTTGATCGATCTTCCAAAATCATTTTAGCGCTCAAAAACTTTTCTCGAGTCACAAAAACCGAGGAAAGAAGGATCTTTACCTTATTAGATAACATAGAAACAGTGATTACAATTTACCAATACAGAATGCGTGGCAAGGTTTCTCTAAAAAAAACTTTTATCACTGATGCAACCATTCTTGGTTGGCCAGAAGATTTAATTCGAGTATGGACTAATTTAATTTTAAATGGATTAGAAGCCATGGATCAAAAAGGAAACCTAATGATCACTACCGAACAAAAGGGAAACAAGGTGGAAGTAAAGGTAATTGATAATGGCCCGGGGATTCCACTGGAGATTCAAAACAAAATTTTTGATCCATTCTTTACTACGAAAAATCATGGTGAAGGAACGGGAATGGGACTTGGAATCACAAAGTCAATTGTTGAGAAACATAAAGGAAATATTTATATTGAATCAGAACCAGGAAGAACTTGTTTTTCAGTTTTATTGCCAGTCATTGAATTCATTGATCCTAACGAACCATTTGTAGAGGAAACTTAAGTAAGTCGATCCAACTGCTCTACAAATAACTGACGTTCAGCACTAGCAGGAAATTGGTTTAAAAAACCAAGTAGGTATTTTTTTTCTGCACCCAATTCTTTATGAAGTTTTTCGGAAACCTTTTTTGATTCCATGAGATCAAGAATATAGGTTTCATCAGTAACAGATCTTTCTTCTTTTTTAAATACAGATTCCAACTTTTTCTTTTCTAAAAAACTTAAATTTTCTCTCAGAACAAGAACCGGATAAGTATATAGTCCATTTTTAAAATCTTTTAAAAATTCCTTACCACTCGCACTAGATTCAACAAAATAATCCAAACAATCATCTTTCTTTTGGAAAAGTTTTCCTAACCTAACACCGAAATCACGAATAAGTGCCCTTTCCTTTTTGGATTTATTTGCAAGGATGGCTGCGGATTCAGTGCATACGCCAAAAAGCGAAGCAGTTTTTCCATATATAATGGAATCATAAACTTTCAGATTTATTTTGGGATTTTTTTCCCATTCCATTTGCAAAAGTTCACTTACAGAAAGATCTTTCAAAACTTGCGAAAAAATTTCCATTAGTTCAGGATTCCCGAGCGAATTCAGTCGGCTAATTCCACAAGCTAACAGATAGTCACCGGCAAGAATTGCGGTTTTATTTCCAAACAAGGTGCCTATGGTTGGTTTCCCACGCCGGATAGGGGCATTGTCTACAACATCATCATGAAGTAAACTAGCTGCGTGAATGAGTTCGGCCACACTACCAACATCAAGCCAACTTGTATCTTTAACATTTAGAAATTGGCAGAAAAGATAATGCGAAAAAGGTCGAATTCGTTTTCCACCAGACGAAATAACATGTTTTTTGATTTTTTTAAGAACTGGAATATCTTCTTTGATGATTCCATCTAAATTTTTATCAAACTTAGCTAAAACAGATTGGATACTAAGATTTGACTTCATTTATTATTCCACATGTGTGGATCGACTTTCTAAAATCTGAAGATGATCTTTGATGGTATTTTCCATTTCTTTGGTTTGGTTGTCCCGATAGATATGGATTAAATTTCTGCACATACGTTTGATCATAGAAAGGGTGGATGCTTTTGTGAAGTATTTAGGCGAATTGGAATACCCATTTGCCTCTAAAAACTTTTCACAAGTGAATTTATCCAACAAAACTCCGCCATGAAATGGATCAATGTAAGTAAAATACCCTTCCGATTCATATTGTAAAAGAAAATGGAGTGGCAAATTGGTTCCGTAAAGAGGAAGCCCCAATCTTTGACCAACTAACAAATATACTACGGAAAGAGAAATTGGGATTCCCAACCTACTTTTGATCACTTGAAATAAATAAGAATTTCCAGGATCATTGTAATTTTGTATATTTCCAACAAATCCTTCTTCTTGGAATAAAACTTGGCAAAGAATTTGTACTTTTAACTCATCCGTCAAATATCCCGAATGATCATCATATAACTCAGACACTCGAAGTGCAATACGATCCAATTCTTGTTTGATCTCTGCATAATTTTGGTCAGGAAAACCAATACTAGAAAGTTGGACACACATCTCTTCTAAATCTTTGTAATGATTTGTATTCCCACGTAACGTGAGTTTAAAGAAAGAATGGCGAAGTCTATGGCGAGTGATTTCAGATTTTAAACTACGAGCTTGTACTCGAAGATAAGGATCTTTTACTTCTTCTAAAGCAGATTCTATTTGAATCTGCCAAGGGACACGAGAAGCGATGAGTTTTAATAGAAAACGTTTTTTTTCAGGAGGAGCAATTTCCCAATCATATAATAAACGAGTAATATCGTCTGGATAAAAATCAGGAAAAGAAATTTGTCCCATAGAAAAACTATCTATATAAAAACAAAAATGTCAATCGAATCTGAAAGATTATACTAATTCTGCAAGAGCTTGCGCTTCTTGTTCTTTGTTTGGAGGAGTTCCATGCCATTTAGGATTGTTTTCCATATAAGAAACACCTTTTCCTAAAATTGTTCTAAAGACGATGAGGGTTGGTCCACCAGTATATTGTTTTGCTTTTGCAAATGCAGCAAAAATTTCTTCCATATTATGTCCGTCTGCATTGATTACATTCCAACCGAACATCTCGAACTTCTTATCTAATGGCTCTAACTTCATTACTTCTTCTGTATTACCATCAATTTGAATGTAGTTACGATCCATAAAAGCAATGAGGTTGTCTGTTTTGAAATGAACAGCAGATTGAGCTGCTTCCCAAGTCATTCCTTCACCACATTCACCATCAGAGATGCATGTATAAATTTTATATGTCTCTTTTTTTAATTTTGCACCAAGAGCTAAACCTACAGAAACAGAAAGACCTTGTCCGAGTGAACCCGAACTAGATTCGATTCCTTTCATATAACGAGTGGAAGGGTGACCTTGAAGATAAGAATTGATATTACGAAATGTAAGTAAATCTTCTACAGGAAAATAGCCAGAAAGTCCCATAGATGCATAACGAACGGCACAAACGTGACCATTAGAAAGAATGAGGCGGTCCCTTTCTGCCCATTCAGGATTTTTTGGATCATGATTTAAAATAGAAGTATAGAGTGCCGCATAGATATCAGCAAGACCAAGTGGACCACCTGGGTGACCAGAGTTGGCAGCCGTAACCATTTTGATGACTTGGATTCGGATATCTTTTGCAAATTTCTTAGCGACTTCAATTTTTTCCATGAACATTCCTTAAAGCGGTTTTGATTGAAATAAAAACAGACCGGAGATATAAACAATCGTGTACAATGGCAAAAAGATGTAATGCAATTTTACATGTAGGTTACGTTTTCTTTTCCATCCCAAATAACCCATACACAACATAAGAACAAGGGCGATGGCTGCAAAAAAACGGTGGGTATGGATGACGAATTCCGGTGCGGTAGGATAAATTTGGTGAAGGGCAACCCCACCTAACAAATATTTTATGCTCAAAAGATAAACAGCTGCGAAGAGATTTGCCAAAATCCCGAGTGAATTGAAGAACCTATGTCGTTTTTGGTCTCTCTTTCGAAAAAAATAACCCAAATAAAATCCAATTACGGAAATCGTCATGAGAGAATTGACCAAAAACAGTGCCATCTCCTGTCATTCTGAAAGAATCCTTCTCCACTCAAAGAATTTTTATTTGACCTTAACAGCTTTTCACAAAAATTGGATATGCATGCCGCCTTAGCTCAGTGGTAGAGCAGCTGTTTTGTAAACAGCCGGTCGGAGGTTCAAATCCCTCAGGCGGCTCCATGCAACTTCTTCGGGTAGGTACTCAAGTGGCCAACGAGGGCAGACTGTAAATCTGCTGGTTTTACCTTCGAAGGTTCGAATCCTTCCCTGCCCAAACTAAGTTTCGATTCAACGGAACAAAACTCCCAACTAACAACTGATTGAAGGATTCGAATAGAACCCGAACGACTGCGACTCCGCGAAGCTTTCGTAAAATGCTGAGGCGATGTTGATCGCCAAAGGCATGCAAGGGGGGATGGAGCAGTTTTGACAGGATGTCAAAAAGAGCGACGACGGGCCCGCGCGAGCGTAGCCAGGATGGCGATTCAAAGAATCAATACTATTGCAATTTGTTCTTTTTTATGTTCTTGGTAAGTTTACTAATTTTTTTCCAATTTGCTTTTTCAATTGCGCTTGCTTTCATGGTTTGTCTGTCTTCTAAATATTCAAACTCTCTTTTCATTTTTAAAAAACTTTCTAAACGTTTTGGATCAAGAGAGCCAGCACTTATAGCTTCTTTAACTGCACAACCCGGTTCGTTTTGATGACTGCAATTGCGGTAGCGACAGTTTAAACTCAATTTCTCAATATCATCAAAAACATACTTTAATCCTTCTACATCACCCCAAACTTGTAATTCGCGCATTCCCGGTGTATCAATGATCATACCGCCATTGGGAAGTATGAATAATTCACGATAAGTTGTCGTATGTCGGCCACGACTTCCTAATTCACTTACTTCATTCACTTCAAGATGTTCCGTCCCAAGGAGAGCATTAATGATAGTAGATTTTCCAACTCCTGATGAACCGAGAAAAGCAATGGTTTTTCCTCTTTGAATATATTTTTTCAAAATATCTATTCCA
This genomic stretch from Leptospira meyeri harbors:
- a CDS encoding transketolase, translated to MEKIEVAKKFAKDIRIQVIKMVTAANSGHPGGPLGLADIYAALYTSILNHDPKNPEWAERDRLILSNGHVCAVRYASMGLSGYFPVEDLLTFRNINSYLQGHPSTRYMKGIESSSGSLGQGLSVSVGLALGAKLKKETYKIYTCISDGECGEGMTWEAAQSAVHFKTDNLIAFMDRNYIQIDGNTEEVMKLEPLDKKFEMFGWNVINADGHNMEEIFAAFAKAKQYTGGPTLIVFRTILGKGVSYMENNPKWHGTPPNKEQEAQALAELV
- a CDS encoding ATP-binding protein, with protein sequence MYRFLFCLCFLPLTVWAEGNPGLWHLGTNPQTKQSELSPEDYHHHFYFGFTKEDHYYQIQIEENTPQYFHFENGMISELDVWFSREGQLVSELQTGLLRKKNPDVLFTGGFVLPAKEKGTYLFRVHSDDPHRINFRIRSDSNLLQYTKSISLWQGFHLGLCILVCLLSATQFVLLREKVYLLLTFATLSILFTNTLRSGLLYEYGVSNYEWFYRYIPGLISLTPFGLVIFLREFLQTKEKYPNADKYFVSYAIFMLASMLIVFIDLQYYFRFIYSNSLMLTSLTFGYAIYSLIKKKENANVLFYAFFVRQVSTSLLIFTNLGLLPSYPFLSSANEIGAALQMTIFTIAISKFQIQTRIKKEETVTKENAELETIVWERTKEIQKQKEELEKALLQISHAESKLVFSEKMSELGKLVAGVAHEINNPLSAIKASIETLIESKNNEIKNLGTKENIYSSLTPEEIKTMKQLLSFQSDFGLVASYTERKDKKANLKQTFKDNGLEFEDATLERFLDVGITKLYDEEINLLKTGEEKLSNLLLEEKNFKLHLSIIQIAVDRSSKIILALKNFSRVTKTEERRIFTLLDNIETVITIYQYRMRGKVSLKKTFITDATILGWPEDLIRVWTNLILNGLEAMDQKGNLMITTEQKGNKVEVKVIDNGPGIPLEIQNKIFDPFFTTKNHGEGTGMGLGITKSIVEKHKGNIYIESEPGRTCFSVLLPVIEFIDPNEPFVEET
- a CDS encoding polyprenyl synthetase family protein, coding for MKSNLSIQSVLAKFDKNLDGIIKEDIPVLKKIKKHVISSGGKRIRPFSHYLFCQFLNVKDTSWLDVGSVAELIHAASLLHDDVVDNAPIRRGKPTIGTLFGNKTAILAGDYLLACGISRLNSLGNPELMEIFSQVLKDLSVSELLQMEWEKNPKINLKVYDSIIYGKTASLFGVCTESAAILANKSKKERALIRDFGVRLGKLFQKKDDCLDYFVESSASGKEFLKDFKNGLYTYPVLVLRENLSFLEKKKLESVFKKEERSVTDETYILDLMESKKVSEKLHKELGAEKKYLLGFLNQFPASAERQLFVEQLDRLT
- a CDS encoding transglutaminase-like domain-containing protein, encoding MGQISFPDFYPDDITRLLYDWEIAPPEKKRFLLKLIASRVPWQIQIESALEEVKDPYLRVQARSLKSEITRHRLRHSFFKLTLRGNTNHYKDLEEMCVQLSSIGFPDQNYAEIKQELDRIALRVSELYDDHSGYLTDELKVQILCQVLFQEEGFVGNIQNYNDPGNSYLFQVIKSRLGIPISLSVVYLLVGQRLGLPLYGTNLPLHFLLQYESEGYFTYIDPFHGGVLLDKFTCEKFLEANGYSNSPKYFTKASTLSMIKRMCRNLIHIYRDNQTKEMENTIKDHLQILESRSTHVE